One Brassica napus cultivar Da-Ae chromosome C4, Da-Ae, whole genome shotgun sequence genomic region harbors:
- the LOC125585237 gene encoding uncharacterized protein LOC125585237: IPSLSFSITTLVNGGAKTGSLLRQHFFSLFFLFVGCFLFPKGSDCKHKKRKKKNLRTVSSGSGSGLSSPWSSLKRFYLSTTRISKPRSQTHPNGQLTTLTSARSSHNSLVTLIQPDPETRNESDSPLSDEIFSCATCGEVFPKTNLLEHHIAVKHAVTELTDGESSTNIVKIIFKSGWPDLNNKAPEIHRILKIHNSPKILARFEEYREFVKAKAARSCSGGGGRRRDDERCVADGNELLRFYCSTFMCDLGQNGNSSLCGHQYCSVCGIIGSGFSPKLDGIATLATGWRGHAAVPEEVEEEFGFMNVKRAMLVCRVVAGRVGCDLIADDDVDKRDGGYDSLVGEGSGSKSGALLRIDDEELLVFNPRAVLPVL, encoded by the coding sequence atcccctctctctctttctcaataACAACTCTCGTGAATGGCGGCGCAAAAACTGGGTCGTTGTTACGTCAgcatttcttctctctcttctttctctttgtcGGCTGTTTCTTGTTCCCCAAAGGAAGTGACTGTAAAcataagaagaggaagaagaagaaccttAGAACGGTTTCTTCCGGTTCAGGTTCCGGTTTATCCTCTCCTTGGTCGTCTTTAAAACGGTTCTACTTATCCACGACGAGGATATCTAAACCCCGCAGCCAAACGCATCCTAACGGTCAGTTAACGACTCTGACTTCCGCTAGATCCTCTCACAACTCTCTCGTCACTCTCATTCAACCCGACCCGGAAACCCGTAACGAGTCGGATTCTCCTCTGAGCGACGAGATCTTCTCTTGCGCGACGTGCGGAGAGGTTTTCCCCAAAACAAACCTCCTCGAGCATCACATCGCCGTCAAACACGCCGTGACGGAGCTAACCGACGGCGAATCGAGCACGAACATCGTGAAGATCATATTCAAATCGGGCTGGCCCGATTTGAACAACAAAGCCCCAGAGATCCATCGGATCTTGAAGATCCACAACAGCCCCAAGATCCTCGCGAGATTCGAGGAGTATCGAGAGTTCGTCAAGGCCAAAGCCGCTCGCAGCTGCAGCGGCGGAGGAGGAAGACGGCGGGACGACGAGCGGTGCGTCGCCGACGGGAACGAGCTGCTGAGATTCTACTGCTCGACGTTCATGTGTGACCTAGGACAAAACGGTAACTCCAGTCTCTGCGGCCATCAGTACTGCAGCGTCTGCGGGATCATCGGATCCGGATTCTCGCCGAAGCTCGACGGGATCGCGACGCTCGCGACGGGGTGGAGGGGACACGCGGCGGTTCCGGAGGAAGTGGAGGAAGAGTTCGGGTTTATGAACGTGAAACGGGCCATGCTGGTTTGCCGGGTCGTGGCGGGTCGGGTCGGGTGTGATTTGATTGCGGATGATGACGTGGACAAGAGGGATGGAGGGTATGATTCTCTAGTTGGGGAAGGGAGTGGGAGTAAGAGTGGGGCCCTGTTGAGGATCGACGATGAGGAGCTTCTGGTGTTTAATCCAAGGGCTGTGCTTCCTGTTTTGTGA
- the LOC106448764 gene encoding major pollen allergen Ole e 10, which yields MAKMSPFSTLIVILVSSIMIHHLPLASSTQWCVASPTSKEKQLEENLGFACANGVDCRPILEGGACYNPNTPLGHASYVMNAYYATHDRTDYACKFFFPNSAMLTTTNPSYGSCVYA from the coding sequence ATGGCAAAGATGTCACCGTTTTCGACGCTCATTGTTATCCTCGTATCTTCCATCATGATTCACCACCTTCCATTGGCGAGCTCCACACAATGGTGCGTGGCCTCTCCGACGTCGAAAGAGAAACAGCTAGAAGAAAATCTCGGGTTTGCATGCGCTAATGGAGTTGACTGCAGACCAATCCTAGAAGGCGGAGCCTGTTACAACCCCAATACTCCATTAGGCCATGCGTCTTACGTGATGAACGCATATTACGCAACCCATGACCGCACCGACTACGCGTGCAAGTTCTTTTTCCCAAACAGTGCCATGTTGACTACTACAAACCCTAGTTATGGTAGTTGTGTCTATGCTTAA
- the LOC106450057 gene encoding probable ATP-dependent RNA helicase DDX17 isoform X1 — protein MKKIACSRLELKCEERVKRHRGTEKDDEKRSRRSEKKKEKKSHKHHRSSTSKKSKDDKHKKKDAEGDHIYGGSLMEQRTLRITFVLAGVEIVIATPGRLIDMLECQHTKLKRVTYLALDEADRMLDMGFEPQIIKIVSQVCFYFLQSYHI, from the exons ATGAAGAAAATAGCTTGCAGCCGACTGGAATTGAAAT GTGAAGAGAGAGTTAAGAGGCATCGAGGAACAGAGAAAGATGATGAGAAGAGAAGCAGGAGAagtgagaagaagaaggaaaagaaaTCTCACAAGCACCACCGATCAAGTACAT CGAAGAAGTCGAAGGATGATAAGCACAAAAAGAAAGACGCAGAAGGTGACCACATATATGGTGGCTCTTTGATGGAACAGAGAACTTTAAGAATCACATTTGTCTTGGCAGGTGTTGAGATTGTAATTGCTACACCTGGTCGTTTGATTGATATGTTGGAGTGCCAACACACTAAATTGAAGAGGGTGACTTACCTTGCGTTGGATGAGGCTGACAGAATGTTAGACATGGGATTTGAACCACAAATCATAAAGATTGTATCTCAGGTTTGCTTTTACTTCCTCCAAAGCTATCACATATAG
- the LOC106446977 gene encoding cell division control protein 6 homolog: MERDITKATTLIASYLLSTYALTHRSPRFLSSSVLLKVESISCIRRHEKGSICLPECLRNLRNRIKGSTDQEPQSPVAEDQVVKKMNHMVTSLANTFKSPLVDTIQSILQHQQIVVCSAAKAFRESKKDISIALLPRIIFIE, translated from the exons ATGGAGAGAGACATAACAAAGGCCACCACGCTTATCGCCTCTTATCTTCTTTCTACCTA tgCATTGACACATCGATCACCTAGGTTTCTATCTTCTAGTGTTCTTCT AAAGGTAGAAAGTATCAGCTGCATCAGAAGACATGAGAAAGGCTCGATCTGTCTGCCG GAGTGCCTTAGAAATCTTAGAAACAGAATTAAAGGTTCAACAGATCAAGAACCACAAAGTCCAGTTGCAGAGGATCAAGTG GTCAAGAAGATGAATCATATGGTAACTTCATTGGCAAACACCTTTAAATCTCCACTAGTTGACACCATTCAATCTATTCTTCAACACCAGCAA ATCGTAGTCTGCTCTGCTGCAAAGGCCTTTAGAGAAAGCAAAAAGGACATAAGCATTGCACTATTGCCGAGAATAATATTTATTGAATGA
- the LOC106450057 gene encoding probable ATP-dependent RNA helicase ddx17 isoform X4, producing MKKIACSRLELKCEERVKRHRGTEKDDEKRSRRSEKKKEKKSHKHHRSSTSKKSKDDKHKKKDAEGVEIVIATPGRLIDMLECQHTKLKRVTYLALDEADRMLDMGFEPQIIKIVSQLQGC from the exons ATGAAGAAAATAGCTTGCAGCCGACTGGAATTGAAAT GTGAAGAGAGAGTTAAGAGGCATCGAGGAACAGAGAAAGATGATGAGAAGAGAAGCAGGAGAagtgagaagaagaaggaaaagaaaTCTCACAAGCACCACCGATCAAGTACAT CGAAGAAGTCGAAGGATGATAAGCACAAAAAGAAAGACGCAGAAG GTGTTGAGATTGTAATTGCTACACCTGGTCGTTTGATTGATATGTTGGAGTGCCAACACACTAAATTGAAGAGGGTGACTTACCTTGCGTTGGATGAGGCTGACAGAATGTTAGACATGGGATTTGAACCACAAATCATAAAGATTGTATCTCAG
- the LOC106450057 gene encoding probable ATP-dependent RNA helicase DDX17 isoform X2, with the protein MKKIACSRLELKCEERVKRHRGTEKDDEKRSRRSEKKKEKKSHKHHRSSTSKKSKDDKHKKKDAEGDHIYGGSLMEQRTLRITFVLAGVEIVIATPGRLIDMLECQHTKLKRVTYLALDEADRMLDMGFEPQIIKIVSQLQGC; encoded by the exons ATGAAGAAAATAGCTTGCAGCCGACTGGAATTGAAAT GTGAAGAGAGAGTTAAGAGGCATCGAGGAACAGAGAAAGATGATGAGAAGAGAAGCAGGAGAagtgagaagaagaaggaaaagaaaTCTCACAAGCACCACCGATCAAGTACAT CGAAGAAGTCGAAGGATGATAAGCACAAAAAGAAAGACGCAGAAGGTGACCACATATATGGTGGCTCTTTGATGGAACAGAGAACTTTAAGAATCACATTTGTCTTGGCAGGTGTTGAGATTGTAATTGCTACACCTGGTCGTTTGATTGATATGTTGGAGTGCCAACACACTAAATTGAAGAGGGTGACTTACCTTGCGTTGGATGAGGCTGACAGAATGTTAGACATGGGATTTGAACCACAAATCATAAAGATTGTATCTCAG
- the LOC106450057 gene encoding uncharacterized protein LOC106450057 isoform X5 — translation MTKKTGEESSVSLSLPLCVAPDEENSLQPTGIEMMWNILNFEFVKRELRGIEEQRKMMRREAGEVRRRRKRNLTSTTDQVHRRSRRMISTKRKTQKVTTYMVAL, via the exons ATGACAAAAAAAACCGGTGAAGAGTCTTCTGTTTCTCTATCTCTCCCTCTCTGTGTTGCTCCCGATGAAGAAAATAGCTTGCAGCCGACTGGAATTGAAAT GATGTGGAATATTCtcaattttgaattt GTGAAGAGAGAGTTAAGAGGCATCGAGGAACAGAGAAAGATGATGAGAAGAGAAGCAGGAGAagtgagaagaagaaggaaaagaaaTCTCACAAGCACCACCGATCAAGTACAT CGAAGAAGTCGAAGGATGATAAGCACAAAAAGAAAGACGCAGAAGGTGACCACATATATGGTGGCTCTTTGA
- the LOC106450057 gene encoding probable ATP-dependent RNA helicase ddx17 isoform X3 has translation MKKIACSRLELKCEERVKRHRGTEKDDEKRSRRSEKKKEKKSHKHHRSSTSKKSKDDKHKKKDAEGVEIVIATPGRLIDMLECQHTKLKRVTYLALDEADRMLDMGFEPQIIKIVSQVCFYFLQSYHI, from the exons ATGAAGAAAATAGCTTGCAGCCGACTGGAATTGAAAT GTGAAGAGAGAGTTAAGAGGCATCGAGGAACAGAGAAAGATGATGAGAAGAGAAGCAGGAGAagtgagaagaagaaggaaaagaaaTCTCACAAGCACCACCGATCAAGTACAT CGAAGAAGTCGAAGGATGATAAGCACAAAAAGAAAGACGCAGAAG GTGTTGAGATTGTAATTGCTACACCTGGTCGTTTGATTGATATGTTGGAGTGCCAACACACTAAATTGAAGAGGGTGACTTACCTTGCGTTGGATGAGGCTGACAGAATGTTAGACATGGGATTTGAACCACAAATCATAAAGATTGTATCTCAGGTTTGCTTTTACTTCCTCCAAAGCTATCACATATAG
- the LOC106446930 gene encoding uncharacterized protein LOC106446930 produces the protein MGVKVGYTSPFLQWAAHPSSSSQTLASRAISSPSKRRHNAPFPSCQRLNRSALFGTPTKLHRSKSCELWQPSTPTRTYSIRRACSASLDPFSDEEFSKKIQELTLRFHDERKQMDSIEIEMKANSVDLPLSIRMIKKKRKWEEGVKKSNAFSAMSKAFSSMVFMIRELQSFTLHMREVLFYEDLQGILLRVREEMHASFVWLFQQVFSATPTLMVYVMILLANFTVYSISSNSALAAAAAAPPPTTTTVTELTTEKFDSSSVVKTFFVSSPNGNTASLGGNNNGGGGGNIRPVLSGTDGDDGSEQFRTSIPEGVSSTLGSTTTESEETSVSGQDELRLWNSVVEEAEQMQFSNTDDALLDHGTRKRFVSPLDARVEEADEDIHYFRTELLYQTGLSQEPNNPLLLANYAQFLYIVSNDYDRAEEYFKRAVEVEPKDAEALSKYATFLWRARDDLWAAEETFLEAIDADPTNSFYAANYANFLWNTGGDETCFPLDESQEDTI, from the exons ATGGGAGTGAAAGTAGGATACACTTCGCCCTTCCTTCAATGGGCGGctcatccttcttcttcttctcaaaccCTAGCTTCCAGAGCCATCTCATCTCCTTCAAAACGACGTCACAACGCGCCGTTTCCATCCTGTCAGAGACTGAACCGCTCAGCTCTCTTCGGAACTCCTACAAAGCTCCATCGCTCCAAGTCCTGCGAGCTATGGCAACCATCCACACCGACAAGGACCTATTCGATTCGAAGAGCTTGCAGCGCAAGCCTAGATCCCTTCTCGGACGAAGAGTTCTCCAAGAAGATCCAAGAGCTAACTCTCAGATTCCACGACGAGAGAAAACAAATGGATTCAATCGAGATCGAAATGAAAGCGAACAGTGTGGACCTTCCTCTCTCGATTCGTAtgataaagaagaagagaaaatgggAGGAAGGAGTCAAGAAGAGCAACGCCTTCTCGGCGATGAGCAAGGCCTTCTCCTCGATGGTGTTCATGATCCGAGAGCTCCAGAGCTTCACTCTGCACATGAGAGAGGTTCTCTTCTACGAAGACTTGCAAGGGATCTTGCTTAGAGTTAGAGAAGAGATGCACGCTTCCTTCGTTTGGCTGTTCCAGCAGGTCTTCTCCGCCACCCCTACCTTGATGGTCTATGTGATGATACTCCTCGCGAACTTCACCGTTTATTCTATCAGTAGCAACTCTGCTTTAGCCGCAGCCGCAGCCGCTCCTCCTCCGACCACCACCACCGTGACAGAGCTAACAACCGAGAAGTTCGATTCATCATCGGTTGTCAAAACGTTCTTTGTATCGTCTCCCAACGGGAATACGGCTTCCCTGGGCGGCAACAACAATGGCGGCGGCGGCGGGAACATCCGGCCGGTGTTGAGCGGAACTGATGGCGATGATGGATCAGAACAGTTCAGAACAAGCATACCCGAAGGAGTCTCGTCAACGCTCGGGTCAACGACAACAGAGTCAGAGGAGACATCAGTGTCGGGACAAGACGAACTCAGGCTGTGGAATTCGGTTGTGGAGGAAGCAGAGCAAATGCAGTTTTCAAATACAGACGATGCACTGTTGGATCACGGGACGAGGAAGCGGTTCGTGTCTCCTTTGGATGCTCGAGTAGAAGAAGCAGATGAGGACATTCATTACTTCAGAACAGAGCTTCTCTACCAAACAGGACTGTCTCAAGAGCCTAATAATCCTCTGCTTCTCGCTAACTATGCTCAGTTCCTCTACATCGTCTCTAATGACTATGACAG AGCAGAAGAATACTTCAAAAGAGCGGTAGAAGTGGAACCGAAAGACGCAGAGGCCCTGAGCAAATACGCCACGTTCTTATGGAGAGCACGGGACGATCTTTGGGCTGCTGAGGAGACTTTCTTGGAAGCAATCGATGCCGATCCCACCAACTCTTTCTATGCCGCTAATTACGCTAATTTTCTATGGAACACTGGCGGTGATGAGACGTGTTTCCCTCTCGACGAGTCTCAGGAAGACACCATATAG
- the LOC106450057 gene encoding uncharacterized protein LOC106450057 isoform X6 encodes MTKKTGEESSVSLSLPLCVAPDEENSLQPTGIEMMWNILNFEFVKRELRGIEEQRKMMRREAGEVRRRRKRNLTSTTDQVHRRSRRMISTKRKTQKVLRL; translated from the exons ATGACAAAAAAAACCGGTGAAGAGTCTTCTGTTTCTCTATCTCTCCCTCTCTGTGTTGCTCCCGATGAAGAAAATAGCTTGCAGCCGACTGGAATTGAAAT GATGTGGAATATTCtcaattttgaattt GTGAAGAGAGAGTTAAGAGGCATCGAGGAACAGAGAAAGATGATGAGAAGAGAAGCAGGAGAagtgagaagaagaaggaaaagaaaTCTCACAAGCACCACCGATCAAGTACAT CGAAGAAGTCGAAGGATGATAAGCACAAAAAGAAAGACGCAGAAG GTGTTGAGATTGTAA